One Rhea pennata isolate bPtePen1 chromosome 3, bPtePen1.pri, whole genome shotgun sequence DNA segment encodes these proteins:
- the LOC134138854 gene encoding basic salivary proline-rich protein 1-like — MHPPHQDPSPNGHSSPWPPATHQDPSPNGHSPQRPPAPHQDPSPNGHSPPWPPAPHQDPSPNGHSPPWPPAPHQDPSPNGHSPQRPPAPHQDPSPNGHSPPWPPAPHQDPSPNGRWPQQPPAPHQDPSPNGHSPQRPPAPHQDPSPNGRWPPWPPAPHQDPSPNGHSPQRPPAPHQDPSPNGHSPPWPPAPHQDPSPNGHSPQRPPAPHQDPSPNGHSPQRPPAPHQDPSPNGRWPPWPPAPHQDPSPNGHSPQQPPAPHQDPSPNGHSPPWPLAPHQDPSPNGHSPPWPPAPHQDPSPNGHSPQRPPAPHQDPSPNGHSPQRPPAPHQDPSPNGHSPPWPPAPHQDPSPNGHSPPWPPAPHQDPSPNGHSPQRPPAPHQDPSPNGRWPQQPPAPHQDPSPNGHSPQRPPAPHQDPSPNGRWPPWPPAPHQDPSPNGHSPQRPPAPHQDPSPNGHSPPWPPAPHQDPSPNGHSPQRPPAPHQDPSPNGHSPQRPPAPHQDPSPNGRWPPWPPAPHQDPSPNGHSPQQPPAPHQDPSPNDRWPQQPLAPAATGPTPGPQPQRPLAPTATHPSSHRPHTRTPALTAAGPSSHSPQQPPAPHQDPSTSSCQPQ; from the exons ATGCACC CCCCACACCAGGACCCCAGCCCCAACGGCCACTCGTCCCCATGGCCACCAGCCACACACCAGGACCCCAGCCCCAACGGCCACtcgccccaacggccgccagCCCCACACCAGGACCCCAGCCCCAACGGCCACTCGCCCCCATGGCCACCAGCCCCACACCAGGACCCCAGCCCCAATGGCCACTCGCCCCCATGGCCACCAGCCCCACACCAGGACCCCAGCCCCAACGGCCACTCACCCCAGCGGCCACCAGCCCCACACCAGGACCCCAGCCCCAACGGCCACTCGCCCCCATGGCCACCAGCCCCACACCAGGACCCCAGCCCCAACGGCCGCTGGCCCCAGCAGCCACCGGCCCCACACCAGGACCCCAGCCCCAACGGCCACTCACCCCAGCGGCCACCGGCCCCACACCAGGACCCCAGCCCCAACGGCCGCTGGCCCCCATGGCCACCGGCCCCACACCAGGACCCCAGCCCCAACGGCCACtcgccccaacggccgccagCCCCACACCAGGACCCCAGCCCCAACGGCCACTCGCCCCCATGGCCACCAGCCCCACACCAGGACCCCAGCCCCAACGGCCACTCGCCCCAGCGGCCACCAGCCCCACACCAGGACCCCAGCCCCAACGGCCACTCGCCCCAGCGGCCACCGGCCCCACACCAGGACCCCAGCCCCAACGGCCGCTGGCCCCCATGGCCACCAGCCCCACACCAGGACCCCAGCCCCAACGGCCACTCGCCCCAGCAGCCACCGGCCCCACACCAGGACCCCAGCCCCAACGGCCACTCGCCCCCATGGCCACTAGCCCCACACCAGGACCCCAGCCCCAACGGCCACTCGCCCCCATGGCCACCAGCCCCACACCAGGACCCCAGCCCCAACGGCCACTCACCCCAGCGGCCACCGGCCCCACACCAGGACCCCAGCCCCAACGGCCACtcgccccaacggccgccagCCCCACACCAGGACCCCAGCCCCAACGGCCACTCGCCCCCATGGCCACCAGCCCCACACCAGGACCCCAGCCCCAATGGCCACTCGCCCCCATGGCCACCAGCCCCACACCAGGACCCCAGCCCCAACGGCCACTCACCCCAGCGGCCACCAGCCCCACACCAGGACCCCAGCCCCAACGGCCGCTGGCCCCAGCAGCCACCGGCCCCACACCAGGACCCCAGCCCCAACGGCCACTCACCCCAGCGGCCACCGGCCCCACACCAGGACCCCAGCCCCAACGGCCGCTGGCCCCCATGGCCACCGGCCCCACACCAGGACCCCAGCCCCAACGGCCACtcgccccaacggccgccagCCCCACACCAGGACCCCAGCCCCAACGGCCACTCGCCCCCATGGCCACCAGCCCCACACCAGGACCCCAGCCCCAACGGCCACTCGCCCCAGCGGCCACCAGCCCCACACCAGGACCCCAGCCCCAACGGCCACTCGCCCCAGCGGCCACCGGCCCCACACCAGGACCCCAGCCCCAACGGCCGCTGGCCCCCATGGCCACCAGCCCCACACCAGGACCCCAGCCCCAACGGCCACTCGCCCCAGCAGCCACCGGCCCCACACCAGGACCCCAGCCCCAACGACCGCTGGCCCCAACAGCCACTCGCCCCAGCGGCCACCGGCCCCACACCAGGACCCCAGCCCCAACGACCGCTGGCCCCAACGGCCACTCACCCCAGCAGCCACCGGCCCCACACCAGGACCCCAGCCCTAACGGCCGCTGGCCCCAGCAGCCACTCACCCCAACAGCCGCCAGCCCCACACCAGGaccccagcaccagcagctgccagccccAGTAG